From Paraburkholderia sabiae, a single genomic window includes:
- a CDS encoding DUF1328 domain-containing protein, producing MLRYAAIFFVIAIIAAVFGFGGIAAGAAEIAKVLFFIFIVIFLVTLLMGVIRR from the coding sequence ATGCTTCGATACGCTGCCATCTTCTTCGTCATCGCCATCATTGCGGCCGTCTTCGGATTCGGCGGCATTGCCGCAGGCGCTGCTGAAATAGCAAAGGTGCTGTTCTTTATCTTTATCGTGATCTTTCTCGTCACGCTGCTCATGGGCGTGATCCGACGCTAA
- a CDS encoding LysE family translocator encodes MGLSLQQFAMVAGAHLLALLSPGPDFFLIARSALLRGWRKTGAVCFGIACANGVFIALAVGGVAALHRHGVAFALVQASGCVYLLYLGGLMLRHASAASIATPDRDESSAPRPSAWLTRFATGFASAILNPKNALFYASLFALLAARDAPFGAQIVYGVWMFAAVFGWDLLVAMGIGHPAVVARFTRHSASIERVTGVVLLAIGASVLAMLARDWL; translated from the coding sequence ATGGGTCTTTCTCTTCAGCAATTCGCGATGGTCGCGGGCGCGCATCTTCTTGCCCTGCTCAGCCCCGGCCCGGATTTCTTCCTGATCGCACGCAGCGCGCTTTTACGCGGATGGCGCAAGACGGGCGCCGTGTGCTTCGGCATCGCGTGCGCGAACGGCGTCTTCATCGCACTTGCGGTGGGCGGCGTGGCGGCGCTGCATCGGCATGGCGTAGCGTTCGCGCTCGTGCAGGCATCGGGCTGCGTCTATCTGCTCTATCTGGGCGGATTGATGCTGCGGCATGCGAGCGCGGCTTCGATCGCGACGCCCGATCGCGATGAATCGTCCGCGCCGAGGCCGAGCGCGTGGCTCACACGATTCGCAACGGGTTTCGCCTCCGCGATTCTCAATCCGAAGAACGCGCTCTTCTATGCAAGCCTGTTCGCGTTGCTCGCGGCACGCGACGCGCCTTTCGGCGCGCAGATCGTCTACGGCGTCTGGATGTTCGCGGCCGTGTTCGGTTGGGATCTGCTGGTAGCGATGGGGATCGGGCATCCCGCCGTGGTTGCGCGCTTCACGCGCCATAGCGCGTCGATCGAACGCGTGACGGGCGTCGTATTGCTCGCGATTGGCGCAAGCGTGCTGGCGATGCTCGCACGCGACTGGCTATGA
- a CDS encoding LysR substrate-binding domain-containing protein has product MMRDFDSSLLRAFVTVAETGAVSAAAVRLARTQAAVSMQLRRLEEDIGQRLLERSPRGVRLTDAGHRLLPYAHAILGAGEDARRALEVGDVAGTVRLGMLEDVAVGRLPRALRRFSAAHPQLALEIVVDASAALSQRLHDGALDVLVGDPAMVDATPLVAWTQPLFWVGARGYLPDPDAPLPLVAFGGACLWQQQVMTILRRAGIAWRVVCTSTSLPAVQSAVEAGLGVSVLLDGNIRSDTMRVLGAADGLPEPPAADLGLFVRHAASTRKAAVDALQRFLCEELDLGLSDRPSRAARR; this is encoded by the coding sequence ATGATGCGCGACTTCGACAGCAGTCTTCTCCGGGCCTTCGTGACGGTCGCCGAAACGGGCGCCGTCAGCGCGGCGGCCGTGCGTCTCGCGCGCACGCAGGCGGCCGTGAGCATGCAGTTGCGCCGACTCGAAGAGGACATCGGCCAGCGTCTGCTGGAGCGTTCGCCGCGCGGCGTGCGGCTGACGGACGCCGGGCATCGGCTGCTGCCGTATGCGCACGCGATCCTCGGTGCCGGCGAAGACGCGCGTCGCGCGCTCGAAGTCGGCGACGTGGCGGGCACGGTGCGGCTCGGCATGCTCGAAGATGTGGCCGTCGGCCGTTTGCCGCGCGCGTTGCGGCGCTTCTCGGCCGCGCATCCGCAGCTCGCGCTGGAGATCGTCGTCGATGCGAGCGCGGCGCTGTCGCAACGTCTTCACGATGGCGCGCTCGACGTGCTCGTCGGCGATCCCGCGATGGTCGACGCGACGCCGCTCGTCGCGTGGACACAGCCGCTGTTCTGGGTCGGCGCGCGTGGTTACCTGCCCGATCCCGACGCACCGTTGCCGCTCGTCGCGTTCGGCGGCGCGTGTCTGTGGCAGCAGCAGGTGATGACGATTTTGCGGCGCGCGGGCATCGCGTGGCGGGTCGTCTGCACGAGTACGAGCCTGCCTGCCGTGCAGTCCGCCGTCGAGGCGGGGCTGGGCGTATCGGTGCTGCTCGACGGCAATATCCGCAGCGACACGATGCGTGTGCTCGGCGCCGCCGACGGCCTGCCCGAGCCGCCCGCCGCCGATCTCGGCCTGTTCGTGCGGCATGCGGCAAGCACCCGGAAAGCCGCCGTCGATGCGCTTCAGCGCTTTCTCTGCGAGGAACTCGACCTGGGCCTGAGCGACCGGCCATCGAGGGCGGCGCGCCGCTGA
- a CDS encoding AraC family transcriptional regulator — MNDQRYWRDPQLPFVESRLAFGSRACYVPHTHDTLSIGAVDSGHSNYVCGDDRARLGPGSLVLIPATRVHSCNPDTDSEWSYQMLHLDVAWASAVLRESGSADADDVLARPSINHDREAYLRYCSLNRLLFSDADSAEKEAALILFVSERTWLGVARELPPVPCIAADRLRRITDLLHDAYGERLPIEQLAQMAGMSRYAFIRAFRAATGMAPHAYQLDLRINAARRLLRDGQALTAVAHDLGFADQAHFQRAFKERVAMTPGAYRRAAGS; from the coding sequence ATGAACGATCAACGTTACTGGCGCGACCCGCAGCTGCCGTTTGTCGAAAGCCGGCTCGCTTTCGGCTCGCGCGCGTGCTACGTGCCGCATACGCACGACACGCTCTCCATCGGCGCCGTCGACAGCGGCCACAGCAACTATGTCTGCGGCGACGATCGCGCGCGCCTCGGTCCGGGCAGTCTGGTGCTGATTCCCGCGACGCGCGTTCATTCGTGCAATCCGGATACGGACAGCGAGTGGAGCTACCAGATGCTGCATCTCGATGTCGCGTGGGCGAGCGCCGTGCTGCGCGAAAGCGGCAGCGCAGATGCCGACGACGTGCTCGCGCGTCCGTCGATCAATCACGACCGCGAGGCGTATCTGCGTTATTGCTCGCTGAACCGGCTGCTGTTCTCGGACGCGGATAGCGCGGAGAAGGAAGCGGCGCTGATTCTCTTCGTCAGCGAGCGCACGTGGCTCGGCGTAGCGCGCGAGCTTCCGCCTGTGCCGTGCATCGCAGCCGATCGCCTGAGACGCATCACCGATCTGCTGCATGACGCGTACGGCGAGCGCCTGCCCATCGAGCAGCTCGCGCAGATGGCGGGCATGAGCCGCTATGCGTTCATTCGCGCGTTTCGCGCTGCGACGGGCATGGCGCCGCACGCTTATCAACTGGATCTGCGCATCAACGCCGCGCGCCGCCTGTTGCGCGATGGCCAGGCGCTCACTGCCGTCGCACATGACCTCGGCTTCGCGGATCAGGCGCATTTCCAGCGCGCCTTCAAGGAGCGCGTCGCGATGACGCCGGGCGCCTATCGACGCGCGGCCGGTTCATAA
- a CDS encoding TetR/AcrR family transcriptional regulator codes for MPTTPTSRRRPKQARAEFALDSIMEAAARTLEAHGKAGLTTQRVADTAGFSIGAIYQYFPNKEGLIEALARRELDRLTAMMKEALVQPAPFGTGLNARRMIRVVAAFIGDRPRLYGILRAEWAAAAPDSPLGQGMLRYFGLISGTLNRENPDLGKRIGNDEARFVLFRAISGVLLATALERPHYFGTDAFEDEMVRLILGFLNYSLAVDTPRLAREDDSFTSA; via the coding sequence TTGCCCACGACTCCCACGTCGCGTCGGCGGCCCAAACAGGCGCGTGCCGAATTCGCGCTCGACAGCATCATGGAAGCCGCTGCCCGCACGCTCGAAGCGCATGGAAAGGCGGGGCTGACGACACAGCGCGTCGCCGATACGGCGGGATTCAGTATCGGCGCGATCTATCAGTACTTTCCGAACAAGGAAGGGCTGATCGAAGCGCTCGCGCGACGCGAACTGGACCGCCTGACGGCGATGATGAAAGAGGCGCTCGTGCAGCCAGCGCCGTTCGGCACGGGGCTCAACGCGCGCCGCATGATCCGCGTGGTCGCGGCGTTTATCGGCGACCGTCCGCGCCTCTATGGGATCCTGCGCGCCGAGTGGGCGGCGGCTGCGCCCGACTCGCCGCTCGGACAAGGGATGCTGCGCTACTTCGGCCTGATTTCGGGCACGTTGAACCGCGAGAACCCGGATCTGGGCAAGCGCATCGGCAACGACGAAGCGCGCTTCGTGCTGTTTCGCGCGATCTCCGGCGTGCTGCTCGCGACGGCGCTGGAGCGTCCGCATTACTTCGGCACCGACGCCTTCGAAGACGAAATGGTGCGCCTGATCCTCGGCTTCCTGAACTACAGCCTCGCCGTGGATACCCCGCGGCTCGCGCGAGAGGACGACAGTTTTACAAGCGCGTGA
- a CDS encoding YybH family protein, protein MTDDERAIRQLIDTWLAASKAGDTATVLSLMTDDVIFMVPGQKPFGKAAFMAASEGQKNISIDGKSEILELQVLGDWAFLRSHLEISITPKDGSAPPMRLAGNTMTILRKETDGRWLLARDANLLVPQTASQT, encoded by the coding sequence ATGACCGACGACGAACGCGCCATCCGCCAGTTGATCGACACCTGGCTTGCCGCCAGCAAGGCCGGCGACACGGCAACCGTGCTGTCCCTGATGACCGACGATGTGATTTTCATGGTGCCCGGCCAGAAACCGTTCGGCAAAGCCGCATTCATGGCGGCGTCCGAGGGCCAGAAAAACATTTCAATCGACGGCAAAAGCGAGATTCTCGAACTTCAGGTTTTGGGCGACTGGGCCTTCCTGCGCTCGCACCTCGAAATCTCGATCACGCCGAAGGACGGCTCCGCGCCGCCGATGCGCCTCGCCGGCAACACGATGACGATTCTGCGCAAGGAAACCGACGGCCGCTGGCTGCTCGCGCGTGACGCCAATCTCCTCGTGCCGCAGACCGCTTCGCAGACTTAA
- a CDS encoding EamA family transporter, whose product MKDSTLADPLTFDATPPAAPKRHVGVAALLGLMSMSCVQFGAALSAPTMDAFGAFSTTWLRLAWAAVILAIVVRPKLRSYSRAHWLAAGVLGVAMAGMTLCFFSAIERIPLGLAVAIDFLGPLTVATLGVRRLRALLWPLLAVAGVLLLARDRAGWIGDPVGMLLAAGAACGWGSYIVLMKKTGALFNGLEGLSVSLIAAALVATPFGLTEHGVHIAPMQFAATAGLAVLVPLLPYALEMIALRHMPAASFGILMSLEPAIGALAGFIVLHQPMTALQLAGTLFVVSASVGVIVTSR is encoded by the coding sequence ATGAAAGACTCCACGCTCGCCGATCCCCTCACCTTCGACGCCACGCCGCCCGCCGCGCCGAAGCGCCACGTCGGCGTGGCCGCGCTGCTCGGCCTGATGTCGATGTCGTGCGTGCAGTTCGGCGCCGCGCTGTCCGCGCCGACGATGGACGCGTTCGGCGCGTTTAGCACGACGTGGCTGCGGCTCGCGTGGGCAGCCGTGATTCTCGCCATCGTCGTGCGTCCGAAGCTGCGCAGCTACTCGCGCGCGCACTGGCTGGCCGCGGGCGTGCTCGGCGTCGCGATGGCGGGCATGACGCTGTGCTTCTTCTCGGCGATCGAGCGCATTCCGCTCGGCCTCGCCGTCGCGATCGACTTTCTGGGGCCGCTGACGGTCGCTACGCTCGGCGTGCGGCGTCTGCGTGCGCTGCTGTGGCCGTTGCTGGCGGTCGCGGGCGTACTCCTGCTCGCGCGCGATCGCGCGGGCTGGATCGGCGACCCCGTCGGCATGCTGCTTGCAGCGGGCGCGGCATGCGGCTGGGGCAGCTATATCGTTCTGATGAAAAAGACGGGCGCGCTGTTCAATGGACTCGAAGGGCTCTCTGTATCGCTGATCGCGGCGGCGCTCGTCGCGACGCCGTTCGGCCTGACCGAGCATGGCGTGCATATCGCGCCGATGCAGTTCGCCGCGACGGCTGGCCTCGCCGTGCTCGTGCCGCTTTTGCCGTACGCGCTGGAAATGATCGCGCTGCGTCATATGCCCGCTGCATCGTTCGGCATTCTGATGAGCCTTGAACCGGCCATCGGCGCGCTTGCGGGCTTTATCGTGCTGCATCAGCCGATGACGGCGCTGCAACTGGCGGGAACGCTGTTCGTCGTGAGCGCGAGTGTCGGTGTGATTGTCACGTCGCGGTGA
- a CDS encoding polysaccharide deacetylase family protein translates to MRAGIQTIFEAQSALDGVLQGFGLTVHRTMMAQPRALVRALAHARVVALAATAAFAMHGVAAQAQSSTGAATQLHAQASNGAASPRVNLAFFYGSRVPVGELQAFDAVVIDPASGFDPDAHPLRHTVWLARTHADAAQATPDTFIGAQIEPLWKRGYRGFLLDTPAAIASIDAIHAAHPDARLVIGGEGALQAAQPHANALYAVIGPSLVRDAQNGNVAASERDARAAAAKNFTQSTGVPVVSIETCPADDRACARTTAAQVLAQGVTPYVTNASLNQVGIGAIEVLPRKVLIVQDSEVDLPLDETPGVRDLATPLNYLGYDVEYANVNEPLPDGITPDRYAGIVAWLQSDETANSGAWRTWVDARMAAHVPMVFMGQFGFDAAEDEGRALDLQAVAGPFTDKIEVVSRDPMVGFEVDPKLGARDLTGVQVGSASKSLLRVKSGEATLDQIAITPWGGFAMSPYTVVSLNGIGQERWAIQPIDFLRQALRLQAMPSPSVTTENGRRLFMTHVDGDGFASRAEFPGADYSGEALYQQIFTRYKVPMTLSVIEGEVGPKGLYPQISPRLEEIARKMFALPYVAIGTHTYSHPFEWENVDAKTGERVDRGGGDTAFSLNIPNYTFNIDREVTGSIDYINSRLAPAGKKVTILQWPGNCEPPAIVVRKTYQAGVDNVNGGDTVITKSANSWTNIAPIGVLKGPGAYQVYAPNQDENVYTNDWLGPFYGFTRVLETFDMTDKPRRFKPIDIYYHMYSGTKVASLRALDQIFAAVLKQPVLPVHMTDYAHKVLDWRTFAVARSVQSEGANAKSDDWLVRGNGEVRELHWPQTTAPDLHASRGVTGYAPGPDGTYIHITDGAARVSFDEPGTLSKASALPYIAEANGFVRDFKRDAKGMSFEFGGYYEPFVKLANAQTCSASIAGRPVPLKHDGAFVRFDTAPLNALEVHYQPVEIRCER, encoded by the coding sequence ATGCGAGCGGGGATTCAAACGATATTCGAAGCGCAATCGGCGCTCGACGGGGTGTTGCAAGGCTTCGGCCTCACAGTGCACAGAACGATGATGGCGCAACCGCGCGCGCTCGTTCGTGCGCTTGCGCACGCTCGTGTGGTTGCACTGGCTGCGACGGCTGCGTTCGCGATGCATGGCGTCGCTGCGCAGGCGCAATCTTCGACCGGGGCGGCCACCCAGTTGCACGCGCAGGCATCGAACGGTGCTGCGTCGCCGCGCGTCAATCTCGCGTTCTTCTATGGCTCGCGTGTGCCCGTCGGCGAATTGCAGGCGTTCGATGCCGTCGTGATCGATCCCGCCAGCGGCTTCGACCCCGATGCGCATCCGCTGCGTCACACCGTCTGGCTCGCGCGCACGCACGCCGATGCCGCGCAAGCCACGCCGGACACATTCATCGGCGCGCAGATCGAACCGTTGTGGAAGCGCGGCTATCGCGGCTTCCTGCTCGACACGCCCGCGGCCATTGCATCGATCGACGCAATCCACGCCGCGCATCCCGATGCGCGTCTCGTGATCGGCGGCGAGGGCGCGTTGCAGGCCGCACAGCCGCACGCGAATGCGCTCTATGCCGTGATCGGGCCGTCGCTGGTGCGCGATGCGCAGAACGGCAACGTCGCCGCGAGCGAGCGCGATGCGCGCGCCGCCGCCGCGAAAAACTTCACGCAATCGACAGGCGTGCCTGTCGTTTCGATCGAAACCTGTCCCGCCGACGACCGCGCATGCGCGCGCACGACGGCGGCACAAGTGCTCGCGCAGGGCGTGACGCCCTACGTGACGAACGCGTCGCTGAATCAGGTGGGCATCGGCGCGATCGAAGTGCTGCCGCGCAAGGTGCTGATCGTGCAGGACAGCGAGGTCGACCTGCCGCTCGACGAAACGCCCGGCGTGCGCGATCTCGCGACGCCGCTCAACTATCTCGGCTACGACGTCGAATACGCGAACGTCAACGAGCCGCTGCCCGACGGCATCACGCCGGACCGCTACGCGGGCATCGTCGCGTGGCTGCAGAGCGATGAAACGGCGAATAGCGGCGCGTGGCGCACGTGGGTCGATGCGCGCATGGCCGCGCATGTGCCCATGGTGTTCATGGGGCAGTTCGGTTTCGACGCGGCGGAAGACGAAGGCCGCGCGCTCGATCTGCAAGCCGTCGCGGGTCCGTTTACCGACAAGATCGAGGTTGTGTCGCGCGATCCGATGGTCGGCTTCGAAGTCGATCCGAAGCTCGGCGCGCGCGATCTGACAGGCGTGCAGGTCGGCAGCGCGAGCAAGTCGCTGTTGCGCGTGAAGAGCGGCGAAGCGACGCTCGACCAGATCGCGATCACGCCGTGGGGCGGCTTCGCGATGAGCCCGTACACGGTCGTGTCGCTGAACGGCATCGGCCAGGAGCGCTGGGCGATCCAGCCGATCGATTTCCTGCGTCAGGCGCTGCGCCTGCAGGCGATGCCGTCGCCGAGCGTCACCACGGAAAACGGCCGCCGCCTCTTTATGACGCACGTGGACGGCGACGGCTTTGCGTCGCGCGCGGAATTCCCCGGCGCCGACTATTCGGGCGAAGCGCTCTATCAGCAGATTTTCACGCGCTACAAGGTGCCGATGACGCTGTCGGTGATCGAAGGCGAAGTGGGGCCGAAGGGTCTGTATCCGCAGATTTCGCCGCGTCTGGAAGAGATCGCGCGCAAGATGTTCGCGCTGCCGTACGTGGCGATCGGCACGCACACGTATTCGCATCCGTTCGAATGGGAGAACGTCGACGCGAAGACGGGCGAGCGCGTGGATCGCGGCGGCGGCGACACGGCGTTCTCGCTGAACATTCCGAACTACACGTTCAATATCGATCGCGAAGTAACGGGCTCGATCGATTACATCAATTCGCGTCTCGCGCCAGCCGGCAAGAAGGTGACGATCCTGCAATGGCCGGGCAACTGCGAGCCGCCCGCGATCGTCGTGCGCAAGACGTATCAGGCAGGCGTCGACAACGTGAACGGCGGCGACACCGTCATCACGAAGAGCGCGAACAGCTGGACCAATATCGCGCCCATCGGCGTGCTGAAAGGGCCGGGCGCGTATCAGGTCTATGCGCCGAACCAGGACGAGAACGTCTACACGAACGACTGGCTCGGCCCGTTCTACGGCTTCACGCGTGTGCTCGAAACGTTCGACATGACCGACAAGCCGCGCCGCTTCAAGCCGATCGACATCTACTACCACATGTACAGCGGCACGAAGGTCGCGTCGCTGCGTGCGCTCGACCAGATCTTCGCAGCGGTGCTCAAGCAGCCCGTGCTGCCCGTGCATATGACGGACTACGCGCACAAGGTGCTCGACTGGCGTACGTTCGCCGTCGCGCGCTCGGTGCAGAGCGAAGGCGCTAACGCGAAGTCCGATGACTGGCTCGTGCGCGGCAACGGCGAAGTGCGCGAACTGCACTGGCCGCAGACCACTGCGCCCGACCTGCATGCGTCGCGTGGCGTGACGGGCTATGCGCCGGGACCGGACGGCACGTATATCCACATCACGGACGGCGCGGCGCGCGTGTCGTTCGACGAACCGGGTACGTTGTCGAAGGCGAGCGCGCTGCCATATATCGCCGAGGCCAACGGTTTCGTGCGCGATTTCAAACGCGACGCGAAGGGCATGTCGTTCGAGTTTGGCGGCTATTACGAGCCGTTCGTGAAGCTCGCGAATGCGCAGACGTGCAGCGCGAGCATCGCGGGCCGCCCCGTGCCACTGAAACACGACGGCGCCTTCGTCCGCTTCGATACGGCCCCGCTCAACGCCCTCGAAGTCCACTATCAGCCCGTCGAGATCCGCTGTGAACGATAA